A window of the Proteus terrae subsp. cibarius genome harbors these coding sequences:
- a CDS encoding outer membrane lipoprotein — MFKHLLIGLFTMTVLTGCVNTNSLSGDTYTASQAKQAQNITYGTVVSVRAVNIQAGSDENILGAIGGAVLGGMLGNTVGGGTGRNLATAAGAIAGGMAGQQAQGALNTTKGVQIEVRLDSGRTVAIVQKADNTVYSQGQRVAVIGNGNNLTVSPR; from the coding sequence ATGTTTAAGCATTTACTTATTGGTCTTTTTACAATGACTGTACTTACTGGCTGTGTGAATACAAATTCACTGTCCGGTGACACTTACACCGCAAGCCAAGCAAAACAAGCTCAAAATATTACTTATGGTACAGTGGTTTCTGTGCGTGCAGTAAATATTCAAGCGGGTAGCGATGAGAATATTTTAGGTGCGATTGGTGGTGCCGTTCTCGGTGGTATGTTAGGTAACACTGTGGGTGGTGGTACAGGCCGTAACCTTGCAACAGCCGCTGGTGCAATTGCAGGTGGTATGGCAGGACAACAAGCACAAGGCGCATTAAACACCACTAAGGGTGTTCAAATTGAAGTTCGTTTAGATAGTGGTAGAACTGTCGCTATCGTTCAAAAAGCAGATAATACTGTTTACAGCCAAGGTCAACGTGTTGCCGTTATTGGTAACGGAAATAACTTAACTGTTTCTCCTCGCTAA
- the sodB gene encoding superoxide dismutase [Fe] — translation MSFELPKLPYALDALEPHISKETLEYHYGKHHQTYVTNLNNLVKGTDLESKSLEEIIKSTDGGIFNNAAQVWNHTFYWNCLAPNAGGAPTGKIADAINKAFGSFEEFKKQFNDAAAKNFGSGWTWLVKKADGSVAIVNTSNAATPVSGADKPLLTVDVWEHAYYIDYRNARVKYLEEFWALVNWSFVEANLA, via the coding sequence ATGTCTTTCGAATTACCAAAATTACCTTATGCGTTAGATGCTCTTGAGCCACACATCTCTAAAGAAACTTTAGAATATCACTACGGCAAACACCACCAGACCTATGTAACCAATTTAAATAATCTGGTTAAAGGTACTGATTTAGAAAGCAAATCTTTAGAAGAAATCATCAAATCTACTGATGGCGGTATCTTTAATAATGCTGCTCAAGTATGGAACCACACTTTCTACTGGAACTGCTTAGCACCAAATGCAGGTGGCGCACCAACAGGTAAAATTGCTGATGCTATCAACAAAGCATTTGGCTCTTTTGAAGAGTTCAAAAAGCAATTCAATGATGCTGCAGCTAAAAACTTCGGTTCAGGTTGGACTTGGTTAGTTAAAAAAGCTGACGGTTCAGTTGCAATTGTTAACACCTCTAATGCTGCAACTCCAGTTTCAGGGGCAGACAAACCACTGTTAACAGTAGACGTATGGGAACATGCTTACTACATCGACTACCGTAATGCACGTGTTAAATATTTAGAAGAGTTCTGGGCACTGGTTAACTGGTCATTTGTTGAAGCTAACCTGGCTTAA
- the punR gene encoding DNA-binding transcriptional activator PunR, with amino-acid sequence MWSEYSLEVVDAVARTGSFSSAAQELHRVPSAVSYTVRQLEEWLAVPLFERRHRDVELTDAGKIFIKEARSVIKKMNDTRHLCQQVSNGWRGQFSIAVDGIVKPERTQQLILDFYRHFPDIELYVYPEVFNGVWDSLVNGRVDLAIGATRASPIGERYSFRDMGFMPWRCVCHVDHPLVKAQHPLTDDEMRPYPSLCLEDTSRSLPKRDTWALNNQRRMVVPTWDMGLECLLAGLCVGMVPWHRAEPLIEQGKLVTLQLAQPLPDSPCCLTWVDKSESPALTWLLDYLGDSQTLNEEWLR; translated from the coding sequence ATGTGGTCAGAATACTCTTTAGAAGTTGTTGATGCAGTCGCAAGAACAGGAAGTTTTAGCTCGGCTGCTCAAGAATTGCACAGAGTGCCATCTGCCGTTAGTTACACTGTTCGGCAATTAGAGGAATGGCTTGCCGTTCCTTTGTTTGAGCGCCGTCATCGTGATGTGGAATTAACCGACGCAGGTAAAATTTTCATCAAAGAAGCACGGTCTGTTATCAAAAAAATGAATGACACTCGGCACCTTTGTCAACAGGTTTCTAATGGATGGCGCGGTCAATTTAGTATAGCAGTTGATGGCATAGTTAAACCTGAAAGAACACAACAACTTATTCTCGACTTCTACCGCCATTTTCCGGATATAGAACTGTATGTCTACCCTGAAGTGTTTAATGGCGTATGGGACTCCTTAGTTAATGGTCGTGTTGATTTAGCCATTGGTGCAACAAGAGCCTCACCAATCGGTGAACGTTATAGTTTTAGAGATATGGGATTTATGCCTTGGCGCTGTGTTTGCCATGTTGATCACCCTTTAGTGAAAGCACAACATCCACTAACGGATGATGAAATGCGACCTTATCCAAGTTTATGTTTAGAGGATACCTCGCGCAGTTTACCAAAACGTGATACATGGGCACTCAATAATCAGCGTAGAATGGTTGTTCCGACATGGGATATGGGGCTTGAGTGCTTGTTAGCGGGATTATGCGTTGGAATGGTGCCTTGGCACCGTGCTGAACCTTTAATTGAACAAGGTAAGTTGGTAACTTTGCAACTGGCACAACCATTGCCAGACAGCCCATGCTGCCTGACGTGGGTCGATAAAAGTGAATCACCTGCTTTGACATGGTTGTTAGATTATCTTGGAGATAGCCAAACCTTAAATGAGGAATGGCTTCGCTAG
- a CDS encoding Grx4 family monothiol glutaredoxin produces MTTIEKIERQINENPIILYMKGSPKLPSCGFSAQAVQAISACGERFAYVDILQNPDIRAELPKYAHWPTFPQLWVDGELVGGCDIILEMYQRGELQKLLKETADKYRGEEEAQ; encoded by the coding sequence ATGACGACTATTGAAAAAATTGAACGCCAGATCAACGAAAACCCAATTATTTTATACATGAAAGGTTCACCAAAATTACCAAGTTGTGGTTTTTCTGCTCAGGCAGTTCAAGCTATCTCTGCTTGTGGTGAGCGTTTTGCGTATGTTGATATCCTGCAAAACCCAGATATTCGTGCAGAATTACCAAAATATGCACACTGGCCAACCTTCCCACAATTATGGGTAGATGGTGAATTAGTCGGTGGATGTGACATTATTTTAGAAATGTATCAGCGTGGTGAATTACAGAAGTTATTAAAAGAGACTGCTGATAAATATCGTGGTGAAGAAGAAGCACAGTAA
- the cfa gene encoding cyclopropane fatty acyl phospholipid synthase encodes MSTSCVEEGRKTSNDPYERIATELLTHADIRVNGSEPYDIQVHNQNFYKRVLQQGSLGLGESYMDGWWDCERLDIFFHKVLRAGLENKLPQNLRDIVKIATARLFNLQTQKRAWMVGKEHYDLGNDLFTAMLDPNMQYSCGYWKNADNLTQAQEHKLDLICRKLDLKPGMTLLDIGCGWGGLAGYAAKHFGVSVTGVTISGEQKKLAQARCQGLDVNIILEDYRDLHEKFDRIVSVGMFEHVGPKNYATYFDVVRRNLKEEGLFLLHTIGSNRDKVNVDSWISKYIFPNGCLPSIQKIAHAMDSKFVMEDWHNFGADYDKTLMAWYQRFLACWPDIQSNYTPRFKRMFSYYLNACAGAFRARDIQLWQIVLSPKGHIGGLQIPR; translated from the coding sequence ATGAGTACATCTTGTGTAGAAGAAGGCCGAAAGACCTCCAATGATCCTTATGAAAGGATTGCTACAGAGCTACTAACTCACGCTGATATTCGAGTTAATGGTTCAGAACCTTATGACATTCAGGTTCATAATCAAAATTTTTATAAAAGAGTATTGCAACAAGGCTCATTAGGTCTCGGTGAAAGCTATATGGATGGTTGGTGGGATTGTGAGCGACTGGATATATTCTTTCATAAAGTTTTACGTGCTGGCCTTGAAAATAAGCTCCCACAAAATCTACGTGATATTGTTAAGATTGCGACAGCCCGCCTTTTTAATCTACAAACTCAAAAACGCGCATGGATGGTAGGTAAAGAGCATTACGATCTTGGTAATGATTTATTTACAGCCATGCTCGATCCTAATATGCAATATTCCTGTGGTTACTGGAAAAACGCAGATAATTTAACTCAAGCTCAAGAACATAAATTAGATTTAATTTGCCGAAAATTAGATTTAAAACCAGGAATGACCTTATTAGACATTGGCTGTGGTTGGGGTGGACTTGCAGGCTATGCAGCCAAACATTTTGGTGTTTCTGTAACGGGAGTCACCATTTCTGGTGAACAGAAAAAATTGGCACAAGCTCGATGCCAAGGACTTGATGTAAATATTATTTTAGAAGATTATCGCGATTTACATGAAAAGTTTGATCGTATAGTTTCAGTGGGTATGTTTGAGCACGTAGGGCCCAAAAATTATGCCACTTATTTTGATGTGGTTCGTCGTAATTTAAAGGAAGAAGGTCTGTTTTTATTGCACACCATTGGCTCTAACCGCGATAAAGTGAATGTAGATAGTTGGATAAGCAAATATATATTTCCTAATGGATGCTTACCATCTATTCAAAAAATTGCTCACGCAATGGACAGCAAATTTGTGATGGAAGATTGGCATAACTTTGGTGCTGACTACGATAAAACATTAATGGCATGGTATCAGCGTTTTTTAGCCTGTTGGCCAGATATTCAGTCTAATTATACACCGCGTTTTAAACGTATGTTTAGCTATTATCTTAATGCCTGTGCGGGTGCATTTCGTGCCAGAGATATTCAGCTATGGCAAATCGTACTAAGCCCTAAAGGTCATATTGGCGGTTTACAAATCCCTCGCTAA
- a CDS encoding DUF1289 domain-containing protein — protein MQEQLEFFDIPSPCIGRCEMNAQGYCMGCYRSRQERFDWSKMNQYEKRNILRLCQQRYLRTLKRVGSSIEKENEQLNLF, from the coding sequence ATGCAAGAACAATTAGAATTTTTTGATATTCCTAGTCCTTGTATTGGACGTTGCGAAATGAATGCACAAGGATATTGCATGGGGTGTTATCGTAGCCGTCAAGAGCGGTTTGATTGGTCAAAAATGAATCAATATGAGAAAAGAAATATATTACGACTTTGTCAGCAACGTTATTTAAGAACATTAAAAAGAGTGGGTTCCTCAATTGAAAAAGAGAATGAACAACTCAATTTATTTTAA
- the gloA gene encoding lactoylglutathione lyase, whose amino-acid sequence MRVLHTMIRVGDLQRSIDFYTKVLGMQLLRTSENEEYKYSLAFVGYGDESTGAVIELTYNWGVNSYEMGTAFGHVALGVDDVAATCEAIRQAGGNVTRDAGPVKGGSTIIAFVEDPDGYKIELIENKSASHALGN is encoded by the coding sequence ATGCGAGTACTTCATACCATGATCCGAGTGGGCGATTTGCAACGTTCTATCGACTTTTATACCAAGGTTTTAGGTATGCAACTTCTACGCACTAGCGAGAATGAGGAATATAAATACTCGTTAGCTTTTGTTGGTTATGGTGATGAAAGCACCGGTGCGGTTATCGAATTAACCTATAACTGGGGTGTAAACAGCTACGAAATGGGAACTGCTTTTGGGCATGTAGCATTAGGTGTTGATGATGTTGCTGCAACCTGCGAAGCCATTCGCCAAGCTGGCGGTAATGTTACCCGTGATGCAGGCCCAGTAAAAGGCGGCTCAACAATTATTGCTTTTGTTGAAGACCCTGATGGATACAAAATCGAGCTCATCGAAAACAAAAGTGCAAGTCACGCTCTAGGTAACTAA
- a CDS encoding sulfite exporter TauE/SafE family protein produces the protein MDMILLFLLVGCITGFFAGLLGIGGGAIIVPVVMYVVSQQAIPTDMVMKIALSTSFSVIIFSTASSAYSHNKHKAILWQQFPLLSLGTLIGMFVGTFLVQKMSNTILQVVFCIFMVYTIYGLLTKKKEAERIENVKDPTVSKPALTIGGSLIGFISSFIGIAGGTITIPLLSHWGFNTRKCVATSSMIGVIIASIGTIMGIIYGWNQTNIDNYYFGFIYLPAFIGISITSVLFAPIGVKVAYRLPIPRVRQIFALFLFLVVVKMMYTLIMG, from the coding sequence ATGGACATGATTTTACTGTTTCTTTTAGTGGGATGTATCACTGGCTTTTTTGCTGGGCTACTTGGCATAGGAGGCGGTGCAATCATTGTTCCGGTGGTTATGTATGTGGTCAGTCAACAAGCTATCCCAACAGATATGGTAATGAAAATTGCCTTATCTACCTCATTCTCTGTCATTATATTTTCTACAGCATCTTCAGCGTATTCCCATAACAAACATAAAGCTATTTTATGGCAGCAATTCCCTCTATTATCTCTCGGCACCCTCATTGGTATGTTCGTGGGAACATTTCTGGTACAAAAAATGTCAAACACGATATTACAAGTCGTGTTCTGTATTTTCATGGTATATACCATCTATGGGTTATTAACTAAAAAGAAAGAAGCAGAACGCATTGAAAATGTGAAAGATCCTACGGTTTCAAAGCCAGCCTTAACCATTGGTGGCTCTTTAATTGGCTTTATATCCAGCTTTATTGGTATTGCAGGTGGCACTATCACCATTCCTCTTTTAAGTCATTGGGGATTTAATACACGTAAATGTGTTGCAACCTCGTCTATGATTGGTGTCATAATTGCTTCTATAGGCACAATCATGGGTATTATCTATGGTTGGAATCAAACAAATATTGATAACTATTACTTCGGCTTTATCTATTTACCTGCCTTTATCGGAATAAGCATTACCAGCGTACTCTTCGCACCCATCGGTGTAAAAGTTGCTTATCGCCTACCAATTCCTAGAGTTCGCCAAATATTTGCATTATTTCTATTCTTAGTCGTCGTGAAAATGATGTATACGCTTATTATGGGATAA
- the cydH gene encoding cytochrome bd-I oxidase subunit CydH — protein MDTDLKFGLSTAVAALVMIVLFSTMLF, from the coding sequence ATGGATACGGATCTGAAATTTGGTTTGAGTACAGCAGTAGCAGCGCTTGTTATGATTGTTTTATTTTCGACTATGTTGTTCTAA
- a CDS encoding riboflavin synthase subunit alpha produces the protein MFTGIVQGKGRVIAIEDKGDFRTHIIELPKELVGNLETGASVANNGCCLTVTKIEDTHISFDLVKETLRLTNLGELKVGSEVNIERAAKYGDEIGGHVMSGHIVTTAEVAKIITSENNLQIWFRIFDKALMKYILHKGFIGIDGISLTVGDVVNNRFCVHLIPETRDRTTLGRKRLGDKVNIELDPQTQAIVDTVERVMAQQAQQQALLATQQIENEEQASHN, from the coding sequence ATGTTTACAGGTATTGTTCAGGGAAAAGGGCGGGTTATTGCTATCGAAGATAAAGGCGATTTTCGTACCCATATCATTGAATTACCCAAAGAGTTAGTCGGCAATTTAGAAACAGGTGCTTCTGTTGCAAATAATGGTTGCTGTTTAACGGTCACTAAAATTGAAGATACACATATTAGTTTTGATTTAGTGAAAGAGACATTACGTTTAACTAACCTTGGTGAATTAAAAGTTGGCTCTGAAGTGAATATTGAACGTGCAGCTAAGTATGGTGATGAAATTGGTGGCCATGTTATGTCTGGTCATATTGTAACAACTGCTGAAGTTGCCAAAATTATTACATCAGAAAATAATTTACAAATTTGGTTTCGCATCTTTGATAAAGCATTAATGAAGTACATTTTACACAAAGGTTTTATTGGTATTGATGGAATAAGCCTAACTGTGGGAGATGTGGTTAATAACCGTTTTTGTGTACATTTAATTCCTGAAACGCGTGATAGAACAACATTAGGTCGCAAACGTCTTGGTGATAAAGTCAATATTGAACTTGATCCTCAAACCCAAGCGATTGTCGATACAGTAGAGCGCGTTATGGCGCAACAAGCACAGCAGCAAGCTTTATTAGCAACACAACAAATTGAAAATGAAGAACAAGCTTCACATAATTAA
- the rnt gene encoding ribonuclease T — protein sequence MPDINNPNKLCNRFRGYYPVVIDVETGGFNAKTDGLLEIAAITLKMDEQGWLKPDNTLHFHVEPFDGANLEPAALEFTGIDPTNPLRGAVSEYEAFHAIFKMVRKGMKDADCNRAIIVAHNANFDHSFVMAAAERAGLKRNPFHPFATFDTAALSGLVLGQTILAKACITAGIPFDSKLAHGALYDTNRTSLLFCELVNRWKKLGGWPLPTP from the coding sequence ATGCCTGATATAAATAATCCCAATAAGCTTTGTAACCGTTTTCGGGGTTACTACCCTGTTGTCATCGATGTTGAAACAGGTGGATTTAATGCGAAAACAGACGGTTTACTTGAAATCGCCGCTATTACATTAAAAATGGATGAACAAGGTTGGCTAAAACCAGACAACACATTACATTTTCATGTTGAACCCTTTGATGGGGCTAATCTAGAACCTGCAGCCTTAGAATTTACAGGTATTGATCCGACCAATCCTTTACGTGGTGCAGTCAGTGAATATGAAGCCTTTCATGCCATTTTTAAAATGGTACGTAAAGGAATGAAGGATGCTGATTGTAACCGCGCCATTATTGTAGCTCACAATGCAAATTTTGATCACAGCTTTGTTATGGCAGCCGCTGAGCGAGCTGGATTAAAACGTAATCCTTTTCACCCTTTTGCCACCTTTGATACAGCAGCTTTAAGCGGATTGGTATTAGGGCAGACAATTTTAGCGAAAGCCTGCATCACTGCTGGTATTCCCTTTGATAGCAAATTAGCACATGGCGCGTTATACGATACAAATCGCACATCATTACTTTTTTGTGAATTAGTTAACCGCTGGAAAAAGCTTGGTGGATGGCCATTACCTACACCTTAA
- the slyA gene encoding transcriptional regulator SlyA: MESTLGADLARLVRLWRALIDHRLKPLKLTQTHWVTLYNISQLPPEQSQIQLAKAIGIEQPSLVRTLDQLEEKKLICRHTCANDRRAKRIKLTKESEPFINEVYTVIEKTRREILGGIQLEEIERLIGTIKKLEKNINRLND; this comes from the coding sequence GTGGAATCAACATTAGGAGCTGATTTAGCGCGTTTAGTTCGATTATGGCGTGCTTTAATTGATCATCGTCTCAAACCGTTAAAACTAACCCAAACCCATTGGGTGACTTTGTATAATATCAGCCAATTACCTCCAGAGCAGTCACAAATCCAATTGGCAAAAGCAATAGGAATCGAGCAACCATCTTTAGTGAGAACCTTAGATCAACTGGAAGAAAAAAAACTGATATGTCGGCATACATGTGCAAATGATCGTAGAGCAAAACGTATAAAATTAACAAAAGAATCTGAGCCTTTTATTAATGAGGTTTACACAGTAATAGAAAAAACGAGACGAGAGATATTAGGTGGTATCCAACTAGAAGAAATCGAAAGGTTAATAGGTACAATCAAAAAATTAGAAAAAAATATAAATAGGCTAAATGACTAA
- the purR gene encoding HTH-type transcriptional repressor PurR, whose product MATIKDVAKRAGVSTTTVSHVINKTRFVAENTRAAVWAAIKELNYSPSAVARSLKVNHTKSIGLLATSSEAPYFAEVIEAVENSCYSKGYTLILCNSHNNLDKQKAYLAMLAQKRVDGLLVMCSEYPDHLLTLLEGYRNIPMVVMDWGKARGDFTDTIIDNAFHGGYIAGRYLIERGHRDIGIIPGPLERNTGGGRLQGFLKAMEEAKITVKDEWIVQGDFEPESGYKAMYQMLNQKHRPTAVFCGGDVMAMGAICAADELGLRVPLDISIVGYDNIRNARYFTPALTTVHQPKERLGQMALSMLLDRIVNKREDAQTIEVHPRLVERRSVADGPFIDYRR is encoded by the coding sequence ATGGCAACAATAAAAGACGTGGCAAAACGCGCAGGCGTATCAACCACGACTGTTTCTCATGTGATCAACAAAACACGTTTTGTTGCTGAGAACACACGGGCAGCAGTTTGGGCCGCTATAAAAGAATTAAATTATTCACCTAGTGCCGTTGCGCGTAGTTTAAAAGTCAATCACACCAAATCTATTGGCCTGTTAGCCACGTCCAGTGAAGCTCCTTACTTTGCTGAAGTGATTGAAGCTGTTGAAAATAGTTGTTACAGCAAAGGGTACACACTGATTTTATGTAATTCACATAATAACCTCGATAAACAAAAAGCCTATTTAGCGATGCTGGCACAAAAACGTGTTGATGGATTATTAGTCATGTGTTCTGAATATCCCGATCACCTTCTTACTCTTTTAGAGGGCTATCGCAATATTCCAATGGTTGTCATGGATTGGGGTAAAGCGCGTGGCGACTTTACAGATACCATTATCGATAACGCTTTCCATGGTGGTTATATTGCGGGTCGTTACCTTATTGAGCGAGGTCATCGTGATATTGGTATTATCCCAGGCCCATTAGAACGTAATACAGGTGGTGGCCGCTTACAAGGTTTCTTAAAAGCCATGGAAGAAGCCAAAATCACAGTCAAAGACGAATGGATTGTACAAGGCGACTTTGAGCCAGAATCTGGCTATAAAGCTATGTACCAAATGCTAAACCAAAAACATCGACCGACTGCTGTCTTTTGTGGTGGTGATGTGATGGCGATGGGTGCAATTTGTGCTGCGGATGAACTTGGCCTGCGTGTTCCTTTAGATATTTCTATTGTTGGCTATGACAATATTCGAAATGCACGCTATTTTACACCCGCACTAACAACCGTCCACCAGCCAAAAGAACGTCTAGGTCAAATGGCATTATCGATGTTGCTTGATCGTATCGTCAATAAACGCGAAGACGCCCAAACAATCGAAGTTCATCCACGATTAGTTGAGCGCCGTTCAGTTGCTGACGGTCCTTTTATCGACTACCGTCGTTAA
- a CDS encoding OB-fold protein has protein sequence MKKTVLLLSMITLLSGCKINEAIRSVNSAVNQIVPSMESPVTEATYAGICKDFSDNEIAAKKKWRGKWIILEGRVTTIASLEEVVRYDLYKPTPPKVVAISFNNKASASYTLKPSEEDNVLKIKKGQTAKIKGEISDITYTLGCLILLENGTIQ, from the coding sequence ATGAAGAAGACGGTGTTATTATTATCTATGATCACATTATTATCAGGGTGTAAAATAAACGAGGCTATTCGTTCAGTTAATAGTGCTGTAAACCAAATTGTTCCATCAATGGAATCTCCAGTAACTGAAGCGACTTATGCGGGAATATGTAAGGATTTTAGTGATAATGAGATTGCGGCGAAGAAAAAATGGAGAGGGAAGTGGATTATTTTAGAAGGAAGAGTGACCACTATCGCAAGTTTAGAAGAAGTAGTCAGATATGACCTCTATAAACCAACACCACCTAAAGTTGTTGCTATTTCATTTAATAATAAAGCCAGTGCTTCATATACTTTAAAACCAAGTGAAGAAGATAATGTTCTTAAAATTAAGAAAGGACAAACTGCAAAAATAAAAGGTGAAATAAGCGATATTACTTATACACTGGGCTGTTTGATCCTTTTAGAGAACGGAACCATACAGTAA
- the punC gene encoding purine nucleoside transporter PunC has translation MNSKTSTQSKTPMSFMVYLAGLSMLGYLAIDMYLPAFGMMQRELSISEGAISNSLSIFLFGFAVAQLLWGPLSDKVGRKPILLIGLSLFSLGCLGMLWVESATGLLAMRFLQAFGVCSAAVIWQALVIDRFDESRAQHVFALIMPLVALSPALAPLIGASLLNHGGWRMIFMLLMAVTLVLMLPTLMLKNIKQKSITDANQSSASFITLLKSPLYTGNVLVYASCSAGFFAWLAGSPIILEKMGYSPQDIGLSYIPQTIAFMVGGYGCRILLSKMTGKTLLPLLLIGYAVSMTALYLVAKFTEPTLTTILIPFCIMAAMNGASYPIAVSNALSAYPEISGKAAALQNALQLGLCSLASFIVSAFISQQPLINTTAIMALTAIPMAVGYFIQRNKSVTKHTVQTAE, from the coding sequence ATGAATTCTAAAACATCCACACAATCAAAAACACCTATGAGCTTTATGGTGTACCTAGCCGGTTTAAGTATGCTAGGTTACTTAGCTATTGATATGTACTTACCTGCATTTGGTATGATGCAACGTGAGCTCTCTATCAGCGAAGGTGCTATTAGTAATAGCTTAAGTATCTTTTTATTTGGCTTTGCTGTTGCTCAGTTACTTTGGGGACCACTTTCTGACAAAGTCGGTCGTAAACCTATTCTTCTTATTGGTTTAAGCCTTTTCTCTTTAGGCTGCCTTGGTATGCTGTGGGTTGAAAGTGCAACTGGCTTACTTGCTATGCGCTTCCTACAAGCTTTCGGCGTCTGCTCTGCTGCTGTTATTTGGCAAGCTCTTGTCATCGACCGTTTTGATGAATCTCGCGCTCAGCACGTTTTTGCTTTAATTATGCCACTGGTTGCATTATCACCAGCACTTGCTCCTTTAATTGGTGCTTCATTATTAAATCACGGTGGCTGGCGTATGATTTTTATGCTGTTAATGGCCGTAACGTTAGTTCTCATGTTACCGACACTAATGCTAAAAAACATTAAACAAAAATCAATTACAGATGCAAACCAATCTTCTGCATCATTTATAACTTTACTAAAATCCCCTCTCTACACAGGTAACGTATTAGTTTACGCTTCTTGTAGTGCAGGTTTCTTTGCTTGGTTAGCAGGCTCACCAATCATTCTTGAAAAGATGGGCTACTCTCCACAGGATATCGGTTTAAGTTATATTCCACAAACTATTGCCTTTATGGTCGGTGGTTATGGTTGTCGTATTTTACTGTCAAAAATGACAGGTAAAACACTGCTACCACTGTTATTAATTGGTTATGCTGTCAGTATGACTGCCTTATACCTTGTTGCTAAATTTACGGAACCAACATTGACAACTATTTTAATTCCGTTCTGTATTATGGCTGCAATGAATGGTGCATCTTATCCAATCGCAGTATCTAATGCTTTATCTGCTTATCCTGAAATTAGTGGTAAAGCAGCTGCGTTACAAAATGCGCTTCAACTGGGTCTTTGTAGCTTAGCAAGTTTTATCGTATCTGCATTTATTAGCCAACAACCTCTGATTAACACCACAGCAATTATGGCGTTAACAGCAATTCCAATGGCAGTTGGCTACTTTATTCAGCGTAATAAATCTGTTACCAAACACACAGTTCAAACCGCAGAATAA